The following is a genomic window from Myxocyprinus asiaticus isolate MX2 ecotype Aquarium Trade chromosome 38, UBuf_Myxa_2, whole genome shotgun sequence.
cagtgaccatttgatgcatattgtacattttcacactgtgaaaatagcttgtatttgaccaaaattacattatcgtcagcaagctaactgataatgtattatggtgtcaaaattaaAGTTCCTCAAgtaatatgtatgaatgaacctggcatcgTCTATTTTCCTggtctttccgacaacaaagtaCTTTAATGCAAcatactcataattaccacttcagaagtggaaaGTAGGGTAATTCCGATAGCACAAGAAGGCAGTATTAGTCCCAGGCAGTTATGGTTTGACTGGTTAGTATGGTGCAGTTGGTTGGCCCCTGCTGGTCGATGCTGTAACTATACCATTTTTCtgccaaaaagcatctttctctacTGATGGCACATCGCTGTAAGcaacatattaaaaatatttattttataggtTTTTGCCattgcttcatttttttattgtaatttttttagagCTCTATAAAGCAGGAAATTGACTTTTCCCAGTCTTCTGCATTTGTTGTAACCGACTAGAGACCGCTAGTCAATATTTGGGACTATGTTGACAATTAATTCCTGGaagtttacagtaaaatatttacttaccaacctcagagctcatagtGGTCTGTCTTAAAGGTTTGTACGTTTTTGTTAAATATCAATTTCACATTGaagtacatacatttattttttacttccggaacccagttttcttttttgtctgAATGATGAACGGTTTCACCATAACAAGAGCCAAACTAAACAAGGAGGATAGTGTATGTCTCTACGGGTCAATGAAGCTGAGAAAGTTTATTAAACCTTAAATTTCCTGAGGTTGAGGCTAGACACAAGACAATTTATACCCAAACTGTACACTATTCATTAAACAGTGTGCCTTTATCAGTGGTCCCACTTGCTGACACTGACAGGGCCAAAAACCCGGCAatacacacagatgcacacattTACTATACATTTCACAATGTATTATGAGAAAATGTGTAAAAGCAGAGCCAGCAgaccttttaaatgttttttaaataattttttttaattaattacaaaacaatTGAATTACAGAGAAAATACATGTAAAAGACATGCTATCCTTCAGTACCTAAATATCCCTCATCTGTGGTAAAGCCCTGAttatatttaaacataataaGATGATGCAATGATTTTCATCCTCATTTTGAGTAAAACAAAAAAGGGCATTTAGAGATATATATTCACATTCTTTAACATCTAGGCCTAtataccttattcacagtagtgcgaTATTTCAATATTTACGTTAATGAAAACGAGactgtgaggaatagacttacagtttcttcaatggaatgcactgtataaagcttctGGAGTTTTTTCTTctgatattttaaacattttgttgcCAGAACGATCCAAAAGAATTTAAACAACAGTGCAATTCATTGACGAGACTGTAAGTGCATCCCTTACAGCCTTGTTGTTATTCCTGTCAAAAGttaaagatggtgctactgtgaataaggtccttGCACCTCAGTTCAGTTTATTATCTTCTGGACCACATCTATAGAGGCTTTAATGAAGATAGCATTGTCTCTGATATAGTTCCTCTTCTTCATCTCCTCATGGGCAATGAACTTCGGGTAGCCGAACCCCAACATGCTCTCATCCAGACAGCCTCCACGAACACTTCCCAGAGCTCCAGGCCGTGGCCTCTGGAAGTTTTTCCAGGTGGGATCTGGGCTGAAGCTCTCTGTGACATGCAGTGGTTTGGTGAGTGCTGGGTCGCTCTGATCCAGAAGCGAGAATGTAACATGGTAAGGGAAAGGCCACTCCAGCAGCCCATCGTACTCTCCTGGTAAAACACGAATGTAGACTGACAGGTATGAGCCCTCGCCACTGCCGTTTCCATTGGGGAAGACAGACACTTGAAGACGATAACCATAGTTATGGGAATAGAAGGCGGGACTAAATAGTTCCAAACTCCCATCTGTCCTGCTCTTGGCCTCCTGCAGTCGTTGGTTGTAGTCGGTGAGCTTCCAGAGCAGTGTGCCATCTCGGCTTCCAGAGAGTTCTTCCACCCCACGCCGGAGTTCCCTGAGCTCCAGTCTCTGGCGGTTCACCAGACCACACAGCAGAGAGAGGTGTGAATGGGTGGCCTCCTCAAGGTGCCGTCCCACTGCAGTCTTAGGGCACTGTCAGTGCAACAGAGGATAAAAGAAAGATAGTCATGACACATAATCATGGTCATGACACTGTGCTggatatttttatatacattcCTTAGTAAAAATAGTCAAATGTGACAGATTCTCAAAGATCAACATGATTTCATTGATATTCAtacgtaaagtgtggttctagcacacatactgtatatttccctATGTTTGTACAGACATTAAATGAACGAAATCAACATATTCCCAGGATCTTTTTATCTATGAACAACTAGTTTTTAATCCTATGAGGAATACATTGGTTGACTTTATTgtgttttataataaattaaattaatgaaatacGACATTatagcatttattttattaatggttatatatatatatatacagtatacatgtcaaatatatatacaccgatcagccacaacattaaaaccacctgcctaatattgtgtaggtccctctcgtgccgccaaaacaccgccaaaccgcatctcagaatatcattctgagatgctattcttcttaccacaattgtacagttaccgtagactttgttagttcgaaacagtctggccattctctgttgacctctcatcaagaaggcatttccatccgcagaactgtctcttgaatttactcagaatggtgtcaaaaacaaaaaacatccagtgagcagcagttctgtggagggaaacaccttgttgatgagagagatcaacagagaatggccagactagttcgaactgacaaagtctacggtaactcagatgaccGCTCGTGTGGTAAGAAAtattctcagaatgctattctgagatgcggtttggcGCTGTTTTATCagaacgagggggacctacacaatattaggcaggtggttttaatgttgtggctgattggtgtgtatatatatatatatatgtgtgtgctgtcagtcaattaaaatatttaatcatgactAATTGTATGATTTTTcaatagttaattgcgattaatcggagactttgaaagtgctgaaacttGACTATATGTATActtatttttctgtcaaaatgcatctagttccttcttagaaaagaaaacaatatgcagggttggggagtaacgaaatacatgtaacgggattacgtatttaaaatacaagatataagtaactgtattccactacagttacaatttaaatcattggtaattagaatatagttgcattaaaaaagtattttgattactgaagagattactttgcattttattgtcacttgtttcatttaatattttgtcctttcagatggaaaacatttatacatataaatgatgcgatccaaagtgcatttgaacagcagtgaaacactttcttatgatgtgttacattcatacgagcagacagagaagtacgtctgaagtaagtttggagcagaagaaatagaaataaaccttgtgtaaattgtcagctttacgctaagcttaaatgctatttctagccattttacatgcacaataccaggcacgatcatattttttatatccacgttagatcataatttctttttttctagtaagacctttgatattaggacaaaagtcgtattcttgataataattttgtattgttttcctgtaaacatatctaaaaatccttaaaacaagatcaatttgattaatcttgttttagaaacaacactgcataagatattttttcagagaatgtattttacacgtgtattttgtcttactgtactggcagagtttttatagtcaaaacaagtgaaaaaatctacagtgctgaagaagttatccaaagtatttagaatgtgttactgaccttgagtaatctaacagaatacgttacaaatgacattttacagcatgtaatctgtaatctgtagtggaatacatttcaaaagtaaccctcccaaccctgacgaTACGTAACAATAAcgttttataaacattttccaaaaaaggATTCCACAGTttaaagatacactatattgccaaaagtattcgctcatctgcctttagacgcatatgaatttaagtgacatcccattcttaatccatagggtttaaattgacgtcggcccaccctttacagctataacagcttcaactcttctgggaaggctttccacaagatttaggagtgtgtttatgggaatttttgaccattcttccagaagcgcatttgtgaggtcagacactgatgttggacgagaaggcctggctcacagtcttcgctctaattcatcccaaaggtgctctatcgggttgaggtcaggactctgtgcaggccagtcaagttcttccacaccacactcgctcatccatgtctttatggaccttgctttgtgcactggtgtgcagtcatgttggaacaggaaggggccatccccaaactgttcccacaaagttgggagcatggaattgtccaaaatctcttggtatgctgaagcattcagagttcctttcactggaactaaggggctaaGCCCAGctgctgaaaaacaaccccacaccataatcccccctccaccaaacttcacagttggcacaatgcagtcagacaagtaccgttctcctggcaaccgccaaacccacactcgtccatcagattgccagatggagaagcgtgatttgtcactccagagaacgcgtctccactgctctagagtccagtggcggcgtgctttacaccactgcatccgacactttgcattgcacttggtgatgtatggcttggatgcagctgctcggccatggaaacccattccatgaagctctctatgcactgttcttgagctaatctgaaggccacatgaactttggaggtctgtagcgattgactctgcagaaagttggtgacctctgcgcactatgcgcctcagcatccgctgaccccgctctgtcattttacgtggcctaccacttcgtggctgagttgctgtcattcccaattgcttccactttgttataataccactgacagttgactgtggaatatttagtagggaggaaatttcacgactggacttgttgcacaggtggcatcctatcacagtaccacgctggaattcaccgagctcctgagagcggcccattctttcacaaatgtttgtagaaagaATTTTGTAgttgcctaggtgcttcattttatacacctgtggccatggaagtgattggaacacccgaattatttggatgggtgagcgaatacttttggcaatatagtgtataaatgcactaaaacagcaccaattaaaGTAACATTATAATGTTACTAAACTTTATTTAGTaacatgtttcccaaagtctaaatggGAGGTTTGACAAATTTAAATATCTAGTCCCCGTAGTTTGCGTTTTTATTGTTATGGGCATTACCATCTTTTAAACCCtcatcatccacaatattaaCAGTCGCTattcactttgctacagcaatcccGTCACAGcaacctcagaacagccctcagatgctgcatgtgccactgccaatcattactgtatataatgatgtcatccagataggcagcggcgtaagcagagtgtggtctgaggacgcggtccatgaggtgctgagacgtagccggggccccaaacaaaccgaattgGAGCGTCACAAATTGGCATAAgtcaaatggtgtggagaaggccgtttttttgcgggacattggcattaaggggatctgccaataaccctttgtcaaatccagtgtcgaataaaagcgagctgtgcccaaccaatcgagcaactcatcaatacgaggcattgggtatgcgtcaaatttagacaccgcattgacttttctataatccacacagaaccattcagacctgtcgctcttaggaactagagcaaacgggctggaccaatcgctgtgggattcctctattactcccatatcaagcattgcatctaattcttcccgaactattttctttttgtgctcgggcagtcGGTAGGGAtagctacgtaccactaccccaaGCGCcatctcgatgtggtgctggataaGATTTGTACGACCTGGCAGagaagaaaacacatctgcaaattctttctgcaacctggcaacctctttgacttgatacggtgagaggtggtctccacatgtGACCAGGGCAACATGATTGGCTTTTACGttcacctccggtctgagctacgccctctctggaactaccattgccaatgtcaaagggaccgcctccctccataattttaggaggttgagatggtatatttgacgtgcgtcacctctctcccactcgtcgtgtgacctcaaagagcccttgccacttggcgagtaatttagagcttgatgtggggagtaatacgagcactttatctcccggtgcaaattcccgtagccgagtacccctgttatacagtcagcAAAGTGTGGAGCTTTGCTCTAAGATAAagaacatatttaattaaatttttactgtttgaaggtctctCCTCCCAAGTTTCCCGTATGATGTCGAGCACGCCGCGCGGCcgccacccatacagcagcttgaatggggaaaaccctgtggaggcttgtggagGACCCCTTGCACTGCAAATAAGAGGGGTTCGAAGCCATTTATAAAAATTTCTAAGatcctcatgcacgaacttatgaatcatatttttcagggttttattaaatcgtccCACCAACCtctctgtttgtggatggtaaacactggtgtgaattgatttaatacccaataattcttacagtttgcatagtgttcgtgacataaatgagGTGCCTTGATCAGTggggatttctttcagaatccccacttgggagattattctgaagagtgcctccgcaacaccacatgctgagatgttgcgcagaggcactgcttccggatattgcgttgtatagtccaccagaaccaattcaaagtgatgtccgcgtgctgtCCACTCAAATGGCCCGATgtggtccatgccaattctttcgaaggggacctcgattaacagaagggggcgcaatggtgtTCTTGGGGTAgctggcagattcaccagctgacattcacagcgtCCCGCACACCACCTTcaaacatccccgcgaatgctcggccaatagaaacgggccattagacggttcagtgcttttcctgccctaagtgacccgccatcagattataatgagccgtctggaatagcatttcccgacggctctgtggtattaacagctgggttgtatcctcttatGTCTgggcgtcctgtgtcactcgatacaaccactcTTTTATAATAGCAAAATATGGATATGAAAGTGCAATGTTTGGTTTGAGTCAttgaccatcaataactttcacttggtcaagggcatgcctaagggttttgtctcttgactgctctagagggaaatccctttCGGAAAATCCTCAAGGGACGGGAGGAGCCGAAgcctccccctcccttacgtcatcctgacgtggagctgatgaggactgccctggctctgcctccccttTATTTAACATCTAACAACTTtctcgcaggacccatccacacaaattccttttaatacatttttaaattctggCCAATCagttcccaaaatcagtggattgggtgaggcaggaactaactccactctatgcttttgtccccgaaatttaataacaAGTGTCACTACTagataattgtgaatatccccatgcacacacctcaccctcaccattttgcttgtgcccaaagccttgtcttgaaccaaacattgtTGTATAGTGGTCTGGTTTCAGCccgtatccaccaaggcttgatgtgtactccccttgacactcacCAGTATTCTGTACACTCCGGCTCGATCGGGGGCAAGCCCGTGGAGTGTCAGGGACCTGGACCACAGTTCCCAACTCCATCACTGGGCACTGGTCCCGGAAGTGCCCTGGATCCCCGTAACTCCAGTAGGCTGGCCCAGGCATTACGCCTGCACCAGTGTCAGTGggtacatccacctgagggggagagtgacGAGACACTGAGGCCACCGGTGGTGGGGCATACCCCCGCGAACGAGGAGCTGGCTTCGGCGGCAGGTTTCCACGCCTCCGGGATACTGAGATGGACTGCAGTGAAGGGACAGAGTGAGAGGAGGGGGGGAGggacacagggggaggggagagagttAGAGaatgggagggctcttccgcttTCTGATACGCcgacatatggtcctccgccaattggACGGCCTCCTCTAGCGACGCTGGGCATTGGCACTGGACCCACCCTGCCGTTCCTTTCGGTAGACGACAGataagctgctccagcaccacgagATCGATGACTCCCTTGGCGTCAcagtcctcagccagcagccacttctGGCAGGCGTCCTGGAGCTGTTGAGTAAAGGCAAACAGGCGGCCGTGCCCATCCACCTTCATCGACCGGAAGAGTTGTCGGTATTACTCAGGGCTGGTACtgaacccgctgcaggatggtcttcctcaGATCATCATACACCAGGAGACTTGACGCCGGTAGTTGTTGTGCCGCGAGTTGAGCTTCCCCTGACAACAGTGGGATGAATCTGGCCGCCCACTGAGCACATGGCCAGTCCGAGATCTCGGCCGTCCTCTCAaaaaatccaggaaggcctcaggaTCATCTTCTGCCCCAATCTTCATGAGGGCAACCGGGGATATGGGGGCTGCTGGGTCCGGGGTCACGGCCGGGACTTTCTCCTGGTGTAGTAGGCTTTGGATCGTGTGCCAGTCTtctgcttgagcttggagcacCTCCTGGAATCGGAGAGCCTGGTCCTggcgtagctcaagcagggcctgatgttgtgcaTGGTGCATACTGGTGAGGGACTTGATGAATtctgccaactgcgaggactccatgctGGCGTATTTCCTCCAATTCGCCAGTGTAAAGTTCAAGAAAGGGaaggaaaggaggacacaggaaacttgggcttcaactcaaaggtataacttttaataaacaactcaaaggggcttttcagcagaacactcTTTAGCTTAAACTCAAGATAGTCTCTTTCAGATGGGTAGATCTCTCTCCCTCgtctctggcgtggtccctttttaATCGCTCTctccagtgcttactgcaatcagaaacaggtgttagacattatagcgctcaggtgtgtgcacccttaccgcattctctctctctccggacaaatgctcgaccacgcccccgccacCATGTGTTAATCACAATTAAGGGGATCCGAATAAagaataaaaactttttaattaatcgcatgcgttgaCACGTTAATTTTCGAAAGCTCTAACGTaaacagctattttctatggatacaagcagcatgaaagtacagatcctatctacttgaatgggggaagtACGAAATCTCCAGAATGGTTAGTCAAGactacaatcaaagaacatatttcaaataagtaaaatcttacaacaatggtatcataaattgtgcttcttcagcatagatcatgctaaaaaatatatttttcaggcAATTCCAGCTAAGTTGCTTGATcgttcttgagttgactgacaggcgatgtctgtatttaaaaggtgattggcctTGTAAGGCGGGACGTCCGTTTCTACATCCATttaccgttgggcgttccaaattctcccaatcattttaatagaagtgctcTGTCCCAGgagcatatatatactgtatatatactgtagtactgtatatatatacagtatatgtgtcatTGTAAGTTTCATAATGTTCTGTTAGATTTCTAAAGACTGTTTGGAACCATAACACAAAAACACAGATCACGTTCaagaatgtatgtaattgtaaagacactgactaccacccctggagtcgcgagttcaaatccagggcgtgctgagtgattccagccaggtctcctaagcaaccaaattggcctggttgctagggagggtacagtcacatggggtaacctcctcgtggtcgctataatgtggttctcactctcagtggggtgcatagtgacttgtgcatggatgccgcggagaatagcgtgaagcctccacacacgcttcGTCTtcacaaaccacgtgataagatgcgcggattgacgtctcggacacggaggcaactgagattcgtcctctgccacccggattgaggcgagtcactatgccaccatgaggatttatagcacattgggaattgggcagaaaatggggaattttttttattgttatgtaaTTAAGAATGCAATTATGTAATctataaaatgtaactgtaatcttactatattcattataaaatgtaatgtaattcaaatagtaatttattttgtaatctgattacttactatagattacatgtaatcttttACTACCCAGAATTGATCCCAGGGCTATTATGTGTGCATAACTCAAGATCTCACCCTATGTTTGCAGCCAGACTCCTTAAATGGGCAAAGCACCATTGCAGCGCTACAGCCTTCCTTTATATGAGCCATTAAATTATCTCGGGTGATTCCAGGTGTACCGCACCTATTAGGACACTGCACAGGAAAGCGTGGACACTGTTGCTGATGATGCTGTAAATAACAGAATAAAATTTAAGCCATTAAGTCAAAGCCTATGAATATACTCCTTTACTGCCAAAACATCTGTTGAgtagttttttttatgtatggAAGCACACTGTGTACTGACCTGAATAGTGTCATAGAGGAACTCTTTCCTACAGTATCTGCAGGGCAGTTTGCGCTTGGGGCATTCAGACACAGAGTGCTGGGTCAACAGTCTACGCATCATACGATCACCACATTTATTCTCACAGTACACACTTTCCTCTGGACAATCTCCTTGGTGACTCTGTGTGTGGACAAAGAGAGACACAAAATATAATTGATGTTAATCAGTTGATCATTTCCGTTTGAGAAGCATTATGAATATGACACAATAATATTGGAGGGGACAAAATTATTGAACAAATAAAAGACACGATCTTTGAAGTAAATACATCACAACTAATGCAACTACACAGGTTGCAAACTACAAACAACTTGGGTTACTAGGAGAATGAGGTAAACTGTGTCACTTTTTACTTAGGCCGCCCGGAGTCCTTTTTCCctacattatttgtttctgttatGTGTAATAGAAAAATGGGCAA
Proteins encoded in this region:
- the LOC127429188 gene encoding TNF receptor-associated factor 4-like isoform X1, encoding MPGLDYKFLERPRRRFLCLLCNKPMREPVQVSTCGHRFCDTCLQEYLSEGVFKCPEDQLPLDYAKIFPDVELEQQILAMPIRCIHSEEGCRWTAQNKLLQAHLSVCEFNVVSCPNRCSVKLLRRELPEHLQHDCVKRKLDCDHCGKEFTGEAYESHQGDCPEESVYCENKCGDRMMRRLLTQHSVSECPKRKLPCRYCRKEFLYDTIQHHQQQCPRFPVQCPNRCGTPGITRDNLMAHIKEGCSAAMVLCPFKESGCKHRCPKTAVGRHLEEATHSHLSLLCGLVNRQRLELRELRRGVEELSGSRDGTLLWKLTDYNQRLQEAKSRTDGSLELFSPAFYSHNYGYRLQVSVFPNGNGSGEGSYLSVYIRVLPGEYDGLLEWPFPYHVTFSLLDQSDPALTKPLHVTESFSPDPTWKNFQRPRPGALGSVRGGCLDESMLGFGYPKFIAHEEMKKRNYIRDNAIFIKASIDVVQKIIN
- the LOC127429188 gene encoding TNF receptor-associated factor 4-like isoform X3, with the translated sequence MPIRCIHSEEGCRWTAQNKLLQAHLSVCEFNVVSCPNRCSVKLLRRELPEHLQHDCVKRKLDCDHCGKEFTGEAYESHQGDCPEESVYCENKCGDRMMRRLLTQHSVSECPKRKLPCRYCRKEFLYDTIQHHQQQCPRFPVQCPNRCGTPGITRDNLMAHIKEGCSAAMVLCPFKESGCKHRCPKTAVGRHLEEATHSHLSLLCGLVNRQRLELRELRRGVEELSGSRDGTLLWKLTDYNQRLQEAKSRTDGSLELFSPAFYSHNYGYRLQVSVFPNGNGSGEGSYLSVYIRVLPGEYDGLLEWPFPYHVTFSLLDQSDPALTKPLHVTESFSPDPTWKNFQRPRPGALGSVRGGCLDESMLGFGYPKFIAHEEMKKRNYIRDNAIFIKASIDVVQKIIN
- the LOC127429188 gene encoding TNF receptor-associated factor 4-like isoform X2, whose protein sequence is MIQSHPPEGPLSVCGVGGDSDILIQFIEGVFKCPEDQLPLDYAKIFPDVELEQQILAMPIRCIHSEEGCRWTAQNKLLQAHLSVCEFNVVSCPNRCSVKLLRRELPEHLQHDCVKRKLDCDHCGKEFTGEAYESHQGDCPEESVYCENKCGDRMMRRLLTQHSVSECPKRKLPCRYCRKEFLYDTIQHHQQQCPRFPVQCPNRCGTPGITRDNLMAHIKEGCSAAMVLCPFKESGCKHRCPKTAVGRHLEEATHSHLSLLCGLVNRQRLELRELRRGVEELSGSRDGTLLWKLTDYNQRLQEAKSRTDGSLELFSPAFYSHNYGYRLQVSVFPNGNGSGEGSYLSVYIRVLPGEYDGLLEWPFPYHVTFSLLDQSDPALTKPLHVTESFSPDPTWKNFQRPRPGALGSVRGGCLDESMLGFGYPKFIAHEEMKKRNYIRDNAIFIKASIDVVQKIIN